The Deltaproteobacteria bacterium nucleotide sequence GGTGGGGATAAGGACGGTCGGCAGTCCTGGTTTGGGGACCCGATCCAGTCCGACGTAATCGCCGACCTTCCCTTTATTGAGGGTCAGCATGGCAACGGCCTTGGCCGTATCCAGGGTGCTCCCCCCTCCGACGCCGATGACCAGGAAACAGCCCTTTTTCCGGGCCAGCCCGGCCCCGGCTTCTGCCGAGGACGGAGAGGGTTCCGGCTCGATTTGATCAAATAAAACCGAAACCACACCCTTAGATTTTAGATCCTCAACCAGCCGGTCTTTTAATGGGGTTTGAGAAAGAAAAGGATCCATAACCAACAAGATCCTTCCCGATCCGTAGCGAACAGATAAATCGGGCAACTGATTGATGGCGCCGCAACCAAAATAGATTTCTCCTGCGCCTTGAAATGAAAAAATTTGTTGCATTACTATCCCTTTCATGATTCTAAATTCATATTTTCGTATTAAACCCTCATGCCCCGCTGGGGCACCACGAAGCATGAAAATAGGGATAAGATTCAATGGGTTTCTACGAACGACGAACCCCAAACGACGAACGACGGATTTTCTATTTTCGTATTAAGCGCTCATGCCCGGGTCGGGCACTACGAAGAATGAAAATGTCTTTCGCCGACCCCCGATCCCTGACCCCCGATCCCACAACGTTATTTTCGAACTAAAGTCGTGTTGAAGTTAGCTTTGAGCTTTCAGCTTCTAAGTCACCTTAAACCGTCGGGGCTCAATGCCATACCGGTCTATTTTGTAATTGATGATCCGTTGGGTGATCCCCAGTTCTTCAGCCGCCCGGGTCCGGTTCCCGTTGGTTTTCTTAAGGGCTTCGATGATCAATTCCTTTTCCACGGCCTCCACGGCCTGGTCAAAAGAAAGTTTGGTCTGGGTATTGGAACTTTCCGCTGTTTGCAACGTCGGCGGAAGATGGTGGGCCTTAATGGCCTCGCCTTCGCAGATAAGGATGGCCCGCTCCAAGCAGTTTTGAAGCTCACGAACATTCCCCGGCCAGTGATACTGCATCAACATGTCGATGGCCGGCGTGGAGATCCGCCTGATATTCTTCTGATGCTCTTTATTGAATTTTTCCAGGAAAAATTCGGCCAGGAGGAGGATATCAGTCCGCCGTTCCCGAAGGGGGGGGAGATAAATGGGAAAGACATTCAGGCGATAATAAAGATCTTCCCGGAATCTTTTTTCTTCCACGGCCTTTTCCAGGTCCTGATGGGTGGCGGCGATAATCCGCACATCGGCCTGAATCGGCTGGCGTCCGCCAAGGCGGTCGAATTCCTTTTCCTGAATAACACGGAGCAGCTTGGTTTGGATGCTGGGGTTCAAGTCCCCTATTTCATCCAGAAAGAGGGTGCCTCCTTGAGCCCGTTCGAAGCGCCCTAACTTAAGGGAAGTGGCCCCGGTAAAGGCCCCTTTTTCATAGCCGAACAATTCGCTTTCCAGGAGGGTTTCCGGCAAAGCGGCACAATTGATCTTGATAAAAGGTTTACGGGACCTGAGACTCTGATAATGGATGGCATTGGCTACTAATTCTTTACCCGTTCCGCTTTCTCCCCGAAGCAGGACCGTGGCATTGCTCTTGGCCACCTTATGGATCATCTCATAAACTTCCCGCATGGGGCGGCTGTTACCGATGATGTTCTCGACCTGATATTTTTCAGTCAACTCTTTTTTTAACCGGATATTCTCATCCAAGAGTTGTTCCTTCTCCCGATTTAAGTACTGGACCTTTTTTACCGTTTCGGCAATCAGGGCGGCGATGATGGTCAGGAACTTTAAATCCTCTTCCAGGGCGATCTCGTTGGAAAACAACCGGTCCACACTTAAGGCCCCGATGGTATTTTTTCCGATTTTGATGGGGACGCAGATGAAAGAGATGTCTTGTTTGTCCAGATCCTTTCGGGTCCGGGTGCGGTTCAAGAACGTGGGTTCTTCGCTGATTTTGGGGATAAGGGCCGGTTCGCCGGTCTGGACCACCCGGCCGGTAATTCCCTCGCCCAGTCTATATTTGCCCCGCCGCCTGGCCTCAGGGGAGAGATCATGGGCCACCTCTATGGAAATTTCCGAAGTAACCGGATTCAGGATGGTCAAGGTGGCCCGCCGCATCCCGAGCAGCTTGGAGAGGATACTCAAAATATCCTGCAAGGATTTGGTCAAGTCCAGAGAGGCATTGAGGGTCTTGGCGATTTCGTAAAGACAGTAGACTTCCCTGACATACAGGGAGTTGTCTTTCTCCTTCATTTTTAAAAATAGATCCTTCAAGAACAGCCTCCTATAAGATTCCGGGCTACCTTAGCATAGAGATCAGTATAAAACAACATTTTTGTAATAAAAAATCATCTCCCTTCTTTTTATAATTCATTCGACCTGTCGAAAAATTTTTGTTATAAAATTTCTGTTATGAAACCGGATTTCACAGGAAAAGGGAAGGGGGGCGACCTTCCAGCAAAAAGGTTGGAAACCGTTGCCGGCGTTTTTCTGCTGGCCGGTAGCTCCAGCCGAATGGGGTTTCCCAAACCTTTGCTCCCTTTCGGCGAACAAACCCTGGCTGCCCTGCTTTTGAAGCAAATACTCAATTCTGATTTGTCCCCGGTGATTGTTGTCCTTGGGCACAAAGCCGAAGAGATAAAAAAGGAGATTCAAAAAATAAATGACCCTTCCCGATTAAAATTGATTTATAATCCGAAGTTTAAAAAAGGACTAAGCACTTCCATCTCCATTGGATTGTCTCAGATAGACCCTTCTTTATCCGGGGTCATGTTCCTCATGGGAGATCAACCCCTGTTGACCACCAAGGTGATTAATAAACTGATTCGGGAATTCATAAAAAGTCCCGCTCTGATTGTGGTCCCTTTGTATGGGAAAAGGCCGGGGAATCCGGTTGTCTTCAGGACCTCGATCATACCGGAATTATTGAAAGTAACCGGGGATACCGGGGGACGGGAATTGATCAAAAAATATTGGGACCAGGTGGAGACGGTATCTATCCGCCCCCAACGAATCGGCTGGGATGTAGATATTTGGGAGGATTATCAGAAGGCAAAGGAATTTATAAAATGAAAAAAGTAAACGTCAAAAAAGCGGTCGGTATGGTTCTGGGCCATGACTTGACCCGTATTATTCCAGGGACCTTTAAAGGTGTAGCCTTTAAAAAAGGGCATATTATTCAACCGGAAGATATTCCGGCCCTGCTTGACCTCGGGAAAGAAACCATTTTTGTATTAGACATCCCCCCAGGTCAACTGCATGAAAATGATGCGGCTGAACGGTTGGCGGAGGCTTTGCGGGGTGACCATATTACCGTTCAGGGGCCGGCCGAAGGAAAGATCAGTCTGATCTCCCGGATTTCAGGTTTGCTCAAAATCCGGGTGGCTGATCTTACCCGGATCAATTTAATTCCGGATATCATCGTCTCCACCCTCCACAATAACACGGTCTGTCAGGCAGGTGACACAGTAGCGGCCACCCGGATCATCCCCCTGACGATTGATGAACGGAAAATTAACCGGGCCGAGGCTATCTGCA carries:
- the nifA gene encoding nif-specific transcriptional activator NifA, with the protein product MKEKDNSLYVREVYCLYEIAKTLNASLDLTKSLQDILSILSKLLGMRRATLTILNPVTSEISIEVAHDLSPEARRRGKYRLGEGITGRVVQTGEPALIPKISEEPTFLNRTRTRKDLDKQDISFICVPIKIGKNTIGALSVDRLFSNEIALEEDLKFLTIIAALIAETVKKVQYLNREKEQLLDENIRLKKELTEKYQVENIIGNSRPMREVYEMIHKVAKSNATVLLRGESGTGKELVANAIHYQSLRSRKPFIKINCAALPETLLESELFGYEKGAFTGATSLKLGRFERAQGGTLFLDEIGDLNPSIQTKLLRVIQEKEFDRLGGRQPIQADVRIIAATHQDLEKAVEEKRFREDLYYRLNVFPIYLPPLRERRTDILLLAEFFLEKFNKEHQKNIRRISTPAIDMLMQYHWPGNVRELQNCLERAILICEGEAIKAHHLPPTLQTAESSNTQTKLSFDQAVEAVEKELIIEALKKTNGNRTRAAEELGITQRIINYKIDRYGIEPRRFKVT
- a CDS encoding nucleotidyltransferase family protein, which codes for MKPDFTGKGKGGDLPAKRLETVAGVFLLAGSSSRMGFPKPLLPFGEQTLAALLLKQILNSDLSPVIVVLGHKAEEIKKEIQKINDPSRLKLIYNPKFKKGLSTSISIGLSQIDPSLSGVMFLMGDQPLLTTKVINKLIREFIKSPALIVVPLYGKRPGNPVVFRTSIIPELLKVTGDTGGRELIKKYWDQVETVSIRPQRIGWDVDIWEDYQKAKEFIK